Part of the Aquamicrobium lusatiense genome is shown below.
CCAGTCGACAATCCGGGCATCCTCAGCCTGCCGGGCTTCCCGCAGTAACGAAAGCTCCCTGTGCAGAATGGTGTCCAGCTTTGCGGGTGCGTCGCCCTCGCCTGTAAAGCGTTTCATCCAGATCCGGTCGGCGACCAGAATATGGTTGAGCGTGCCCATGAGCGAGCCGAATGCGGCACCGACATCGCGCTGGAATTCATCTTCGCTCAGCTCGCTGGCGGCATCGTAGATGCGGGCGTTGGCCCACCGGTTGTAGGCCGCAAACATCATGAAATGCTGCTTCATGGAATTTCTCCCGCCAATTTGCCCTTAGACCACTAACGCCGCCGCGGCTTGCCGCCAAGCTCTCGTATCTCACACACTTGGCAATAGGCAGGCTGACCTGTATAGAGCGCGCCACACTTCAATCCCAATTTACAAGGAAGACCCATGGCGCTCGAACGCACTTTCTCCATGATCAAGCCGGATGCCACCCGCCGCAACCTGACCGGCGCCATCACCAAGGCGCTTGAAGAGGCCGGCCTGCGCGTCGTCGCGTCCCGCCGCGTGTGGATGAGCCGCCGCGAAGCCGAGGGCTTCTATGCCGTGCACAAGGAACGCCCCTTCTTCGGCGAGCTGGTCGACTCCATGACCGCCGGCCCGACCATCGTTCAGGTGCTGGAAGGCGAGAACGCCATCGCCCGCAACCGCGAAGTGATGGGCGCCACCAATCCGGCTGACGCTGCCGAGGGCACCATCCGCAAGACCTTCGCCCTTTCGATCGGCGAAAACTCCGTGCATGGCTCGGATGCGCCCGAGACCGCTGCGCAGGAGATCAAATACTGGTTCTCCGACACCGAGATCGTTGGCTGATTTCAGCCAGCCGCAAAAAAGCCGGGGCATGCCCCGGCTTTTTTAGTTTGGGAGAGAGGTTACGCACCCTTTTTGAAGCGCAGCACTTCCTTGCCGCCGGAATCCTTCAGGACCAGTTGCCCGTCGTCGATGGCGTAGGCCTTCACTTCGCCCAGTGCATCGAAATAAGCCCGCTCGGCCTTCATGCGCGCCGGCTCGCAAGCCATCTGGGTGGCGCCTATCTGGCTCAGCGAAATCGCCTCACCGTCAATCTTGGCTCCGCCGAAATAACCGTTGCAAGGCCCGCGCCCGCCTGCGCGGTCCTCGTTGTCGATGGAAAATGTCACAGGGTTGTCTGGCAGTTCTCCGAAGCCTTCGATTGATACCAGCGTCCATTCCACGCCGTGAAGCGCGTCAGTGGTATGCCGGGCGATCCTCTTCACGAGAATGGTCTGCGCTTCGCTGGTCAGCGGATCCACCCCATGGTGCGTGTCGTTGATGAACCAGAGTTCGCCATCGACCGTGATGCGCGCCTGAAGCGCATAGGTCATGTTCTTTGTGATCTTCGAATCGTCGAACCTGATTTCGAACTTCACCGGCACCTGCCCGGCAGGCGAAATCTCCTGCTCACCGATCACGTCCGCCGATGCATCCATTCGCGACACATCCGCCAGCTGAACCGACACGACCGCATTCTCCGGCAGGGCCATGCGCTCACGGTAAAGAACCTCACCCGAAATCACCCTTTCGGCGGCGAATGCGGGATTTGAAACAGCAACGAGCCCGGCCACAGGCACCAGTCCCAGCAAAATCAGTTTCTTCAGCATTTCATGTCCTCGTTTCGGGATCCCAAGGGGCCGCAGGAATGAGGAAAAAGCATGGCGCCTCGTAAAACCTGTGGTTGACCAAAGGTCACTTGCCCCACGCGGAAAGTGCTGCTTCGTCGGCTTCTCTGGCCTCTACCCAGTCGCCCTGCGAACCATCCGCGCGATGTTCCTTCTTCCAGAACGGCGCCCGTGATTTCAGGAAATCCATGATGAATGTCGCAGCCTCGAAGGCCGCCTGCCGGTGCGTGGAAGCGGTGGCGACCAGCACGATATTGTCGCCGGGCTCCATCCTGCCGTAACGGTGGATGACCGTAACACCCTGAAGCGGCCAGCGCGTGCAGGCCTCGCCGGCGATGCGCTGTATCGCGGCCTCCGCCATGCCGGGATAGTGTTCGAGTTCCAGTGCCGAAAGCTTGCCCGCCTCATCGCGGCACAGCCCTGTAAAGGTCACGACCGCGCCGATGTCCTTGCGGCCGCGGGAGAGCCCGGCAATCTCTTCGCCCACATCGAAATCCGCGGTCTGGATGCGGATATGGGGTGTAATGGCAGGCATCGACATCAACCGCCGGTCATCGGCGGGAACAGGGCGATTTCGTTTGCCCCTGCGATCTTCTCGCCATGGGCGACATGCTCCTGATTGATCGCCACACGGATCACTTCAGGATGCTGGAGGGCGTTCTCATACTCCTCGCCGCGCTCTCTCAGCCAGCCCAGCAGGTCCGACACGGTTTCCAGCCCGGCCGGAAGATCGACGACCTCCTCCGCCTTGCCGATGCGCTCGCGAACCCATGCAAAATAGATGAGCTTCATCGCCTATTCGTCCACGATGTGCTTCAGGCCAGCCCTGAAATAGTCATAGCCGGTGTAAAGGGTGACGATGGCCGCGATCCACAGCAGCGCCAGACCCGTTTGCGTCGTGTAGGGGAAGATCTTGTCTCCGGCCGGACCGGCCAGAAGGAACGCGATCGACACCATCTGGATTGTGGTCTTCCATTTCGCCAGCTGCGTCACCGGCACGCTGACCTTGAGCGCCGCGAGATATTCCCTGAGGCCGGAAACGAGGATTTCGCGGCACAGGATGATGATCGCGGCCCACAGAGACCAGCCTGCAATGCCGCCGCGATGATCGGTGTCCGCTGCCAGAAGCAGCAGGCAGGTGGCCACCAGCAGCTTGTCGGCGATCGGATCAAGCATACGGCCGATATTGGAGGTCTGCTTCCATGCGCGGGCGAAATAGCCGTCGAAATAATCCGTTATGCTGGCCGCCACGAAAATCGCCAGAGCCGACCATCGGGCAAAGTCACTCGATTTGAGATGCCCCTCCAGATAAAAACACAATGCGATCAGCGGCACCGCCAGGATGCGGGCGTAGGTCAGCATATTCGGCAGATTGAAGGCTGGGCTGGCCATGTTAAGCGCACTCGTCACAAGCAAATCGGATGGATTGACGCATAGTCAAATCAGAACGCAGTCATATGGGCAACCATCGAAAGCCCTCAGCACGGCAAAACCATGACCTTTCCCTGATCTGGCCTAGCCATTGTCATGGAAGTGGTCATAGACTAGTTGCGCGACACGCTCCGAAATTCCCTCCACCTCCATGAGGTCTTCCATCGCCGCGCGGCCGACCGCTTTCGCGGTGCCGAAGTGATGCAGCAGCGCGCGTTTGCGGGTCGGTCCGATTCCCGCGATCTCATCTAGCGGGCTCGCCACCATTTCCTTCTTGCGGCGTGCGCGGTGCGAGCCGATGGCGAAGCGGTGCGCTTCGTCGCGCAGCCGCTGCACGAAATAAAGAACCGGATCACGCACCGGCAACGTGAACGGCGCTTTGCCCAGAGCGAAAAAGCGTTCGCGGCCTGCCTCACGGTCCTGCCCCTTGGCAACACCAATGGCGACGACGCGGTCCTCGACGCCGAGATCGGCCAGAATCTGGCGCACCGCCGTCATCTGCCCCTGCCCGCCATCGATCAGGATGACGTCCGGCCACGCCGGGAACCCTTGCGCATCCTCGACGGCGTCCGAATCCTCGTCGGAATGATCCCTGATCAGCCTCGAAAAGCGCCGCTCCATCACCTCGCGCATCATGCCGAAATCGTCGCCGGGCGTGATGGTCGTCGAGCGGATGTTGAACTTGCGGTACTGGTTCTTCACGAAACCTTCCGGACCGGCAACGATCATCGCGCCAACCGCATTTGTGCCCATGATGTGCGAGTTGTCATAGACCTCGATGCGAGTCGGAGCTTTCTCCAGACCGAAGGTCGCCGCGAATCCCTCCAGCAGGCGCGCCTGCGTGGAGGTCTCGGCCAGACGCCGCCCCAGAGCCTCGCGCGCATTCTGCAAAGCATGATCGGTCAGGTCCTTCTTCTCGCCACGCACCGGCACGGAAACCGAAACCTTCCGCCCTGCCCGGGCGGTAAGCGCTTCAGCCAGAAGCTCCGCTTCCTCGATCGCGTGCGAGAGAAGAATGGCGCGGGGCGTCGGCTTGTCGTCGTAGAACTGCGCGAGGAACGAGCCAAGCACCTCTCCCGCCTCAAGCGCGGGGTCCGCCTTGGGGAAATAGGCGCGGTTGCCCCAGTTCTGGCCGGTGCGGAAGAAAAACACCTGTATGCAGTTCTGCCCGCCCTCCTGATGGATGGCGAAGACGTCCGCCTCCTCCACCGATTGCGGATTGATGCCCTGATGGCTCTGGACATGCGACAATGCCGCGAGGCGGTCCCGGTAGATGGCGGCATGCTCGAAATCGAGATTGTCCGAGGCGCGCTGCATGGCCTCCGCAATCTCGGCTTTCACCTTCTGGCTGCGGCCGGAAAGGAAATTTTGAGTTTCCGATACCAGCGCCGCATAATCTTCCGCCGAAATCTCGCCGGTGCAGGGCGCAGCGCACCGCTTGATCTGGAACAGCAGACATGGGCGGGTGCGGTTCTCGTAGAAAGAATCGGTACAACTCCTGAGCAGAAAGGCGCGCTGCAGCGAATTGATTGTGCGGCCCACGGCCTGCGCCGATGCGAAGGGGCCGTAGTAATCGCCCTTACGGGAGCGCGCGCCACGGTGCTTGTAAATTCCCGGAGACGGATGATCGGACGTCAGCAGAATGTACGGAAAAGATTTGTCGTCCCGCATCAGGACGTTAAATCTTGGCCGCAACCTCTTGATAAGATTGGCTTCAAGAAGAAGAGCTTCTGTCTCCGTGCGGGTGACGACGAATTCCATGCGGGCCGTTTCGCGCACCATCCGGCCGATGCGGTTGGTGTGGAAGCGGCCTTGCGCATATTGCGTCACGCGCTTCTTCAGGCTGCGGGCCTTGCCAACATAAAGCACGTCGCCTGCCGCATTCATCATGCGATAGACGCCGGGCGCGTTGGGCAGACGCTTGACCAGTTCCTGGATGACTTCGGCGCCGGTCCTGCCCTCGTTGTGGTCTTTTTCGAGATCGATCCCGGTGAACGAAACGTCCGGAACGGCCCCCGCCGGCTGCTCGACGATGTCGTCATCCGGTTCGGCGTCAGGCATGTCCAGCGCCGCGCCACCCTTGCGCGCTGCACTCATTCCACGACGTCCGCGATATCCGGCGTCTGCCAGGCCAGATGCTGGCCGCCATCAAGCGCGATCATCTGGCCGGTCACCGAACGGGCCTCCCACAGATAGCGGATCGTTGCGCCAAACTCGGCAAGCTCCGGTCCCCGCCCCAGAAGAAGGGCATCGACCTGCTGGCGAAAATCGGCTTCCTCCTGCCGGGCATTGCGCAGCGTCGGGCCGGGGCCGATTGCATTGACGCGAACACGCGGCGCAAGCGCCTGCGCCATGGTGCGGGTCGCGGTCCACAGGGCCGACTTGGAAAGCGTGTAGGAGAAATAGCGCGGCGACAGACGCCAGACCCGCTGATCGATGATGTTCACCACCAGCCCATCCTCGTTTTCCGGGAGGCTTTCGGCCATCTTCCGCGACAGCAGAACGGGGGTCTTGAGGTGAATTGAAAAATGGTCGTCCCAGAGCTGCCAGTCAAAATCGAGAACGGAATCATTTTCGAACAGCGAGGCATTGTTGACGAGAAGCTGCACCGGACCGAGCGCCTGCTGAACTTTGTCGAACAATTCGCCCGCCTGCACAGGATTCGTGAGATCCGTATCGAAAACGGCAGCCTTGCCACCGCGCTCGCTGATCTGGGCAGCCAGTTCGCTGGCTTCGCCGGAAGAACTGTGGCCATGGATGGCAACAGCAAAGCCGTGAGCGGCCAGGTCTTCCACGATAGCCCGGCCGATCCGTTTTGCGCCGCCCGTTACCAGAGCTGTTATGGCTGGCTTGGCCATGTATATCGATTCCCGTTCTTTTCAGTGCGGTCGCCACCGTCAGCCGCCCACCGTAATCTCCGGTCGGCGTTCAGACTCTGTTTGCGCCTTGGGCGGGATTGTGGCAGAAACGCTCGCAGTGCTGTCGAATTGCGGGCCGGCAAACCTTTCCGCAGCCCAATATAGGTCCGCCAACGCCTTGAACCAAGTGCGTTTCACCGGATAAGCACCCTTCTCCTGACAAATTCTGTTGCACGATTGCAACGCCCCCTTTCGGCCTCATTTGCGCCGGGGAATCACCTAATTTCAGGTTCTCTTCCGCCGCATTTGGGAAGGAAATTTCGGAACCGATGAGCGGCGGGATCATTTCCTCCCAAGACAGACCACGCCCTCACGTCAGGAAAGCCAGTGTGTGTGGCTGAAGGAGTAATGACCATGACGACCAAACTCAAATTCGCAACGCCGGCAGCGGCAGCCCTTATCGCCTTCGCCGTCTCTGCTCCGGCATTCGCCGCAGACGTGGTGATGGAAGAGCCCCCTGCACCGGCTCCGATTGCAGAGCTTCCTGTGGCTTCGTGGGCTGGTCCTTATGCCGGTGTGACCCTCGGCTACGGCTTCAGCGGCCGCGCCAAGGACAAGAGCATCGACAACTCGATCAGCACCGACGGCTTCCTCGGCGGCGCCTTCGTCGGCTTCAACCATCAGATCGACGACTTCGTGATCGGCGCTGAAGGCGACATCGGCTACAGCGGCGTGAAGGGCTCCAACTCGGGCTACGAAGCCAAGTCCGGCGTTGAAGGCTCGATCCGCGCCCGCCTCGGCTACGCGATCAGCCCCGACATCCTGCTTTATGGTACGGCTGGTGGCGCCGCACAGAGCCTGAAGGTTACGGATAACATCGCCGGCGGCAGTGATCGCAACACCATGCTCGGCTGGACCGCCGGTGCCGGTACCGACATCAAGTTCACCGATTCCGTGTTCGGTCGCGTCGAATACCGCTACACCGATTACGGCAAGGAGAACTTCAACCTGAACAATGGCACGCACAGCATCGACTCGCGTGACCATCGCGTCAACTTCGGTGTTGGTATGAAGTTCTGATCCGAAACCGGATTGGGCAAAAAAAGCCGGAGCAATGCTCCGGCTTTTTTTATTTGAAAGGCCTGAAATCGCTTCGACCCAATGGATCAGGAAGGAATGTTGGCCTTCAGTTCCGGGAATTTTTCGTCGAAGCGCGTTGCCCAGCGCGTGAGGCGGCTGCGACCGCGCTCCCATTCGCCGGCGAAGCGCAGGGACAGATAACCGAGCATGGCGCGCACGGCGATGTGGCCTGTGGTGATCTTCTTCGGCAGCTTCGGCGGATTGGCGTTGAGATGGTCGAGCGCGCGGGCAATCTTGCGCCACTGCCCGTCGATCCAATCCTGATGCACCTTCTCTTCGGGGCGCATGCGGCGCTCATACACGATCGCAAGCGCGCAATCGCATATTCCATCCGCCAGCGCCTCCAGCACTTCCGCTTCCGTGCGCTTGTCCGCATTGCGTGGAAACAACGCATTCTTCGATTCACGGTTCAGATACTGGGTAATGGCCCGGCTGTCGAAAACGACACGGCCGTCATCGAGAACCAGAGTCGGTATCTTGCCAAGCGGATTTGCCGAAACCAGTTCCTCAGGCTGCTGCCCCGTATTGGTAACGACTGCCTCCAGATCGATGCCCGCATATGCAGCCGACATACGCACCTTGGCGCTGTAGGGTGACGCTGGTGCGTAGAGCAGCTTGGGCAATGTCGAATTCCTTCATGTTTTCAGGCAAACGGCTTCCGCCCCTGCGTTTTTCGGCAGAGGGTCGGTAAAGCCTCAAAATGTTACTGCAGCACGCGGCACTGCGCGTTGTAGACGAGCCAGCGGTCGAAGCCTGAGACGCAGAACTCGACATTGTCGCCGACCGACGCGTACCCCTGACCTTCCTCGATCAGATACCAGATGTCGCGGTCAAGACCGTCGGACAGCGTCACCTTCGCTCCGCAATAATGGCGGGCGATCGGCCATCTTTCGCTTGCCGGCTCGCTGCGGCGCAGATGGATACGGTGGAAATCGGAAATCGCCACCTGCGGCAGGTTGGGAACGTTCCGCACCTGATGGGCGAATTTGCTGCTGATGCGATTGAGCACCGAAGGAACATTGCAAACGCTCGCCGCGCTCTCCTCCACATAGGAAGACAGATCGGCAGCATGGGCGGCAGGTTGCATCAGCACCGAAGCGCAGATGCCTGCAAAAGCGAGAAGAGCGGACTTGGCGGCGCGGATCATTTCAGCCTCATAAGGTGATTTGGCGGCACTTTGAGGATTTCCCGGCACGCGGTCAAGCACCTGCCTGCTCCCCGGCCAGCCAGTTGACGGACCATTTTGCACCGGGTTCCAGCGAAAGCAGCCGGTGCAGCTCCGGCAGCATCACTTTCAGTTCGGCTTCGAGCATGAATGGAGGATTGACCACCACCATTCCGCTGCCGTCCAGCCGGGGCACCTTGCCGGAAGGCCTGATGTCGAAACCGATATCGAGCACGCGGGGAATTCCGGCCTGCGCCAGCTGGTCGTGGAATGTCGCCACCGCCCCGCGATCCTTGATCGGATACCACAGCGCATAGATACCACCCGGCCAGCGGCGGTGGGCTTTCGCAAGGCCGTCCACAAGGCGGGCGAACTCGCCTCCTTCCTCGAAAGGAGGATCGACCAGAACCAGACCGCGCTTTTCCTTCGGAGGCAGATGCGCTCCAAGCGCCAGCCAGCCGTCCAGTTCGATCACGCGCGTCTGTATATCGCCCTCGAACCGTGCCTTAAGCTGCGCCGCATCCTGCGGATGCAGTTCGATCGCCGTCAGCCTGTCTTGCCGGCGCAGCAGGTGGCGCACGATTTTCGGCGAGCCCGGATAATGCGCGAGCTCCTGCCCTTCGTTCACGGCGCGGACCGCATCGAGATAGGGCGCGAGAAGCGCTTCGGCTTCGGCGCTCATCTTCGCCTGCATGATACGGCCGATACCGCCCAGCCACTCCCCGGTCTTGCTCGCCTCATCGGAAGCCAGATCGTACAGACCGATGCCTGCATGGGTATCGATCACCCGAAACGGCTTTTCCTTGCGCTTCAGATACTCCACGATGCGCGCCAGCACCGCATGCTTGACCACATCCGCAAAATTGCCCGCATGATAGGCGTGCCGGTAATTCATGATCCCCCATCCCTGCCCCAGCGCGGCGGCGGAGCGGAGTTCTTTTTCTCATCGCGTTTTCCGGAGCGCCGGAAGGCGACTATCAGTCCGATGAAGCCAATCCCCATCAGAGAAAGCCCCGCCTGCAGCATACGCGGATCCGCACTGCCGCTCTCGCGCCGCAAAACCAGATCGACCGCCTTGATGTCCGCGTCCACCTTGTCGCCTAGCCGCAGAACGAACCGGTAATTTCCGGGCTGGACAGGATCGATGAGACCCGCATCGTCGCGGAAAATCCGTTCGGTGATCTGCGGGCTTTTCTGCCGGGGTGTCGGATTCGCACGGAAGGTCAGGCCTTCATCCAGAATCACGCGATCATTGTATGTGCCGGTTATCGCGAGCAGCGCCATGCCACTCTGGGTGGCGTGCGGTCTCCACATGGTAAGGTCCACCAGCACGCGAACGGGCGCGTCGGATGCCGACAAGCCAACCTCTGCGGCAAGAAAGCGCCCGTCCCTGTAGACGCTCCACGTTCCGATCTCGGAGCCGGAAAAATTCTGCACGGCCCATGGCCAGAGCCCCAGCGCAGCGCCCGCAAGAAGAACGAGCAGAAACAGAACCCGCATTTTCAATCCTGTCCGGTGGCTGCACGGCTGGCGTGGCGGATCATGCCTTGCGCTCCCAGCGCCGGTCGGACGTCTGCTGCCAGTACGTGACCTCGTGCCCCTGCGCCTTCATCACCTTCCAGTGACGGCGTGCGGCCTCAAGCTGCGCGGCATCGTGCCCGTCGAACAGAAACACCGCCCGCTCGTAGACGGCCAGATCCGGCGGTTCGGCGCCATCGACGAGAAACCTGATCCGGGCACCGTTCGCATTGTCCGTTCCCGTCGTCAGCAGAACCGGCTGCTCGGCCGGAAAGGCCTCGCGGTCGGTTCCGTGCGCGAGAAACGAATCGTCGCGAAAAATCCACAGATGCTGGTCGAGAGCGTCGCGCCTGTCTTCGGAGCCGGTCTGCACAACTACCCGCCAGCCACGCTGAAGGCTGCGCTCCAGCAAGCCCGGCAGAGCGTCCTCCAGCGTCGATTCGGTCAGATGGTAGAACAGTATTTCGGTCATGACCCTGAAGTTTCCGGCCGCGCGAACCGCGAGCTTCCGTTACTTCTCATAATGATCCCGGACCAGACGGTCGAGCAGTCTCACGCCGAAACCCGATCCCCACGACTGGTTCACCTCGTTTGAAGGCGCCCCCATCGCCGTTCCGGCAATATCGAGGTGCGCCCATGGCGTATCGTCCTTGATGAAACGCTGCAGGAATTGGGCAGCGGCAATCGAACCGCCATAACGTCCGCCGGTGTTCTTCATGTCGGCGTTCTTCGAATCGATGAGCTTGTCGTATTCGGGTCCGAGCGGCATGCGCCACAGCAATTCCTGCGTGGAAAGCCCGGCCTGCGTCAGCCGCCCCGCCAGTTCATCATCATTGGAGAACAGTCCCGCATGATGGAGGCCAAGCGCCACCATGATCGCGCCGGTCAGCGTCGCAAGGTCGATGACGGCCTCAGGCTGGAACCGCTCGCAGCAATACCAAAGTGCGTCCGCCAGAACGAGACGCCCTTCCGCATCAGTATTGAGCACCTCGATCGTCTGCCCGGACATGGAGGTCACGATGTCGCCGGGGCGCTGCGCATAGCCATCGACCGAATTCTCGACCAGACCGATAATGCCGACAACATTGGCTTTCGCCTTGCGGGCGGCAAGCGCATGCATGAGACCGGTGACGGCAGCGGCCCCGCCCATATCACCCTTCATGTCTTCCATGCCCGCGGGCGACTTCATCGAGTTACCGCCGGTATCGAAGGTCACGCCCTTTCCGACGACGGCAAGCGGCTTCCGGCCCTTGCGCCCGCCTTCCCAGCGCATCACTGCCAGTCGCGCCCCGCGCGGCGAGCCCTGCGCCACTCCAAGCAGAGCGCCCATGCCGGCCTTCTTCATTTCTTTCTCAGTGAGAATTTCAACCTGAACGCCAAGTCCCTCGAGCTCTTTGGCTCGGGCAGCGAATTCGACAGGCCCAAGGACATTGGCCGGTTCATTGACCAGATCGCGGGCAAGATTCACGCCATCGACAACGGCATTCAGCCCGGTGAAAGCCTTGCGCGCACCCGCAGGGTCCGCGCACATGATCGTGATCCTGGGCGGCTTCGCTCGCCCCGCCTTGTCATCTTCGCTTTCGTTTCTGCGCGTCTTGTATTTATCAAAAGCGTAGGCGCGAAGCAGCAATCCCGCCGCCACACTTGCGGCCTCATCCGCACCGGCCTCAACATCACCGGGCAGATCGAGAAGAATGGTCAGCTCCTTCTCTTTTCCCGCCGCGGCAAGGATGGAGCCGCCGAGCCGAAGCCACGCATGCTCCTTGAGACTGGCCACCTCGCCGGCACCCAGAACCACGATCTTGTCCAGTTGCGTACCTTCAGGCGCGATGAGATCGATCTTCGCCCCGAATTTGCCTGAAAATCCGGAGATTTTCACGGCTCGCGCGAGAACACCGGCCGGATCAATGCTGGCAGCGGTTTCGCCAAAGCCGGCCTTTTCGGCGTAGAGCAGGCAAACGCTGCCCTTTGCCGGTACGGAAAATTTGGCAAAGCTCACAGAAGGTGTCGATGTCATCAGCCTGTACTTTCGGTTCCGCGGAAGGTGTCGAGAGTTGGTCGTTTTACGTGTCTTGGCAAGCTATGGTGCCACAGGGAATAGCAGATTGTTCGATTCGCCAGCCTGCTTCAGTCAGAAATTTAAGCACTCTCCGTCCGGAACCGGTTGTTAACCATGCTTTTTCGCGCTTTTTTATCCATTCGGACACAGATTGCATCGATGGAAAATGAGATCCGGATATCGGCTCCGGAGAACACCTGTTGTGCGGGCGGCACCGGGACAAACACGCTTTGCAAGGCCCTGATACGGCCTGAACCGGCAGAGAAACCGTACGCATGAAGGTCATCGAACGCTACATAATGCGCCGCATGCTGCTGCTCTTTCTTGGAGCGCTGGCATGGACGCTGGCTATCGTTTGGACCACGCAGGTTCTGGCGCGCATCGATCTGGTGACCGATGGCGGCCAGTCCGCCCTCACCTTCTTCGAAGTGGCCGCTCTTATTATTCCGACTGTCATTCCTATTGTCGTGCCGTTCGCTCTGGCTGGCGCGGTAGCGCAGACCCTTTCGGCCATGAACGCCGACTCGGAGCTGGTGGTCGTGAACGCTGCCGGCGCATCCCGAATGACCGTCGCGCGGCCGGTGCTGATTCTGGCAATTGCAGCCAGCGTGTTCTGTTTGCTCATCCAGAATTTCGTGGAACCCTATGCCCGCCAGCGCAATCGCGACCTCGTAGCCGGCGCGAGGGCCGACTTTCTCTCGCTCGTCATTCAGGAAGGCACATTCCGCAAGATCGAGGATGGCCTGTTCGTGCAGATAGGCGAGCGCCTTCCGGGCAACCGGCTGGCCGGTATTTTCGTCGCCGACAGCCGCGAAGAGGGTGTCGATCTGGTTTACTATGCCAAGACCGGTGCGGTGATCGATCATGACGACACCAAGGCCCTGCTCATGAACGACGGCGTCATTCACCGCAAGGCGGTCGGCGGCGACATCTCGCTCGTGCACTTTACGTCCTATGCATTCGATCTTTCCGCTTTTGATTCCGACACCGGAACCGGCACCCGGATGCCGAAGGACCAGACGACAGCCTATCTTCTGAATCCGAACCGCAATGATGACGTCTATAAGAAGACGCCGCAGCTCTATCGCAACGAACTGCACAAGCGGTTTTCCGAGTGGCTGTTCCCCATCACCTTCGCGCTTATCGCGCTCGCGGTTGCCGGAGATGCCAAGTCCCACCGCGAGGCGCGGATACACCCGCTGGTGACCACCATCTGTATTGCGCTGTTCGTGCGCTGGATGGGCTATTTTGCAGAGGGCCAGACCAAGACCCAGCCCCTGTTCAACTACGCGCTGTATGCCGTGCCTGTCGCATTTTCGGCGATTTCAGTGTGGTGCATCGCCACGCAGAGAACCATGGAGTTGCCGATCGGCTGGATAGATGCCCTGAACAGCATCTATAAGCGCATATCCGATAAAGCATTGGCTTTGAGAATGAAGCTCACCGGAGCCGGTGCACATAAGGGATCTGCGTGATGGGCTGGACCCTCGGGCGCTATTTTTTCCTGCGCTACACAGTGATCGCCATCTGGTTTTTCCTTGGCATCTTCGCTCTCGTTTTCCTGATCGACTTTACCGAGCTGACGAGCCGTACCAGCCGCATAGCAGGCTTTACCTACTGGACCGGCGCAGCCATCTCAGGGCTGCGTGTGCCCATGCTCGTGCTTCAGACAGTGCCGTTCGTCGGCCTGTTCGCAGCAATGGCGACGCTGGTATCGCTGAACCGCAAATATGAGCTGGTCGTTGCCCGCGCGGCCGGCATCTCAGCATGGCAGTTCCTGCTGCCGGTATGCCTTGGCGCTTT
Proteins encoded:
- a CDS encoding DinB family protein, with the translated sequence MKQHFMMFAAYNRWANARIYDAASELSEDEFQRDVGAAFGSLMGTLNHILVADRIWMKRFTGEGDAPAKLDTILHRELSLLREARQAEDARIVDWIGGMTPEGLAGRFTYITVTDVRTISQRLSPALGHVFNHQTHHRGQAHAILTMLGQPSVVLDLVYFQRTEEGRAYA
- the ndk gene encoding nucleoside-diphosphate kinase, coding for MALERTFSMIKPDATRRNLTGAITKALEEAGLRVVASRRVWMSRREAEGFYAVHKERPFFGELVDSMTAGPTIVQVLEGENAIARNREVMGATNPADAAEGTIRKTFALSIGENSVHGSDAPETAAQEIKYWFSDTEIVG
- a CDS encoding YbaY family lipoprotein, with amino-acid sequence MLKKLILLGLVPVAGLVAVSNPAFAAERVISGEVLYRERMALPENAVVSVQLADVSRMDASADVIGEQEISPAGQVPVKFEIRFDDSKITKNMTYALQARITVDGELWFINDTHHGVDPLTSEAQTILVKRIARHTTDALHGVEWTLVSIEGFGELPDNPVTFSIDNEDRAGGRGPCNGYFGGAKIDGEAISLSQIGATQMACEPARMKAERAYFDALGEVKAYAIDDGQLVLKDSGGKEVLRFKKGA
- a CDS encoding molybdenum cofactor biosynthesis protein MoaE, with amino-acid sequence MPAITPHIRIQTADFDVGEEIAGLSRGRKDIGAVVTFTGLCRDEAGKLSALELEHYPGMAEAAIQRIAGEACTRWPLQGVTVIHRYGRMEPGDNIVLVATASTHRQAAFEAATFIMDFLKSRAPFWKKEHRADGSQGDWVEAREADEAALSAWGK
- the moaD gene encoding molybdopterin converting factor subunit 1, translated to MKLIYFAWVRERIGKAEEVVDLPAGLETVSDLLGWLRERGEEYENALQHPEVIRVAINQEHVAHGEKIAGANEIALFPPMTGG
- the pgsA gene encoding CDP-diacylglycerol--glycerol-3-phosphate 3-phosphatidyltransferase; this translates as MASPAFNLPNMLTYARILAVPLIALCFYLEGHLKSSDFARWSALAIFVAASITDYFDGYFARAWKQTSNIGRMLDPIADKLLVATCLLLLAADTDHRGGIAGWSLWAAIIILCREILVSGLREYLAALKVSVPVTQLAKWKTTIQMVSIAFLLAGPAGDKIFPYTTQTGLALLWIAAIVTLYTGYDYFRAGLKHIVDE
- the uvrC gene encoding excinuclease ABC subunit UvrC, which produces MSAARKGGAALDMPDAEPDDDIVEQPAGAVPDVSFTGIDLEKDHNEGRTGAEVIQELVKRLPNAPGVYRMMNAAGDVLYVGKARSLKKRVTQYAQGRFHTNRIGRMVRETARMEFVVTRTETEALLLEANLIKRLRPRFNVLMRDDKSFPYILLTSDHPSPGIYKHRGARSRKGDYYGPFASAQAVGRTINSLQRAFLLRSCTDSFYENRTRPCLLFQIKRCAAPCTGEISAEDYAALVSETQNFLSGRSQKVKAEIAEAMQRASDNLDFEHAAIYRDRLAALSHVQSHQGINPQSVEEADVFAIHQEGGQNCIQVFFFRTGQNWGNRAYFPKADPALEAGEVLGSFLAQFYDDKPTPRAILLSHAIEEAELLAEALTARAGRKVSVSVPVRGEKKDLTDHALQNAREALGRRLAETSTQARLLEGFAATFGLEKAPTRIEVYDNSHIMGTNAVGAMIVAGPEGFVKNQYRKFNIRSTTITPGDDFGMMREVMERRFSRLIRDHSDEDSDAVEDAQGFPAWPDVILIDGGQGQMTAVRQILADLGVEDRVVAIGVAKGQDREAGRERFFALGKAPFTLPVRDPVLYFVQRLRDEAHRFAIGSHRARRKKEMVASPLDEIAGIGPTRKRALLHHFGTAKAVGRAAMEDLMEVEGISERVAQLVYDHFHDNG
- a CDS encoding SDR family oxidoreductase — encoded protein: MAKPAITALVTGGAKRIGRAIVEDLAAHGFAVAIHGHSSSGEASELAAQISERGGKAAVFDTDLTNPVQAGELFDKVQQALGPVQLLVNNASLFENDSVLDFDWQLWDDHFSIHLKTPVLLSRKMAESLPENEDGLVVNIIDQRVWRLSPRYFSYTLSKSALWTATRTMAQALAPRVRVNAIGPGPTLRNARQEEADFRQQVDALLLGRGPELAEFGATIRYLWEARSVTGQMIALDGGQHLAWQTPDIADVVE